gtgtgtgtgtgtgtatatatatatatatatgcgtttatgtatacatacatacaattaCCTACATATTGTGTTCCGTCAATATATAAGCTTGATATTGTGATAGTTATCATTTGCAAATCTTTTGTGATCTATCGCGATTTAGTCTGCAATTCCCGTACCTGGTGTAGTAGCTCCTACTTTTACAgcccaggtgtcaaacccaaggcatgggggccagatctggcccgcCACATTATTACGTGGTCCACAAAGCCAAATCAAACCAGACCAAaatgagcttgacacctgtcatACAACAACTGTTAATTACTGTTCAATTAGTAATTTGACAGTGACATTTTGTCTATttggtgaaataaaaaaaataaaaaaagtgaaataagaATGTGTTCACATTAAAACGGATCTAATCCTAAAGTCTATGCTCTGAACCTAATGTATCCGGTAGGATACATTTAGTCTAAATTAAGCGCTGCTCAAACTTGATCTTGTTATTTCAGTCTTTGCTTAAAGCAATATGAAAAACTTAAATTGGGTGTCATCTGTCCTAACAAACATACTCTATCTCCCGTCACTGGAGGGCTTTGCTATTTGTATTCTACTAAGACAAACTGTCTTCATATTCCAGCTCCAGAACTTGGGCATCAACCCAGCTAACATTGGGTTCAGCACTCTGACAATGGAGTCAGATAAGTTCATCTGTATAAGAGAGAAAGTGGGTGAGCAGGCTCAGGTTGTCATCATTGACATGGCCGATCCCAACAACCCCATCCGCAGGCCCATCTCTGCAGACAGCGCCATCATGAACCCTGCAAGCAAAGTTATTGCTCTTAAAGGTAAGTAAATAGCATCACTAATTGTTCATTATTTTACAAGGCAATGTGCCATTTGTCTTCAAATTCAAGCCAAAATAGTTTACGACTTAATTGAAAACTTTTTCTGTACACATACACACGGGTCATCTGTGTATTTATTCGGCATACCTCATTCGTTTGTGCAGACATATAAAATAGTGTCATTAATGTGAAGTTTTACCATTGTGAGTTGATATTAAGTTATTCAGTAAAACTGATGGTACAAAAGTCATGCTGTCATGAAtgctttgtctgtttttgtttttgctcttttttCATTTCCTTAATGCTCTCTTATGTTTGCAGACGGTGAGTTGAATTTTACAAATCATGAGTTGTCAAAGTGTATCCCTGTATGCACTTGTCTTGACACGAATGCACAATACCGGTCATAGATTTAATGAATGCTTGGCATCGGATTAGTAACAGTGTCAGAGATGAGATTTGTAGTgttgttgtaattatttttattattttcattagtcTTAGTACAGCACATACAGCCTTAGAATTACAAGTAGCCCTTCTAATGGGCAATACAGATATATACGATGTTCATGAATTTGTTAATTCTTCGATTtgacaaatgatgaaaattaaGTTTTCAGAATAACTTGATAAGCAAGACTATATTCTCTTTAAGTCAGTTTCCAGGTAAAAGACCATTTTCCAGATAGAAAAGATAAAGATATTTTAAGATATTGTGAAGAAAACAATTGACTTCCCCTCTAAAGACCCTTTCACTGTTTTCTGAGTTTTCCACTGTTTAGCAGTATCAGGGGACATTTTAAACGCCCCTTGCCCCAAAATTAAAAACATGCCTATGCCCTCCAATTCTCATGGTCTATTCAGCTGCTGCACACATAACACATCACTGGTGATTTGGTTGGATCTATATAGcttattttgtgttgtataGAACACTGCAGATCATATTTTATGAACAAACAAATTAGTCGGCGTTAGTGCATCTGTCCAGCAACCTTCCCATCATTACATCATCTGTATGCTTTGTAGTTCCCTCTTGCAAATCTGCATTCAGGCCTAACCCAAAGTCTGACATCTCTCATTTTAGAATTTCATTCTCATTTGTGTTATTTCTCTTAAGATGGTGAGCCACAGAGGTTATTGTTTCATGTACTAGATGGAGGCTCTGAATTAATCTGCTTTAAGCTAAAGTGACTAACCATCGGAATAAAAAATCCAGAAGCTCAACAGGCGTATTTGTCATTGCAGTAACAAGAAGAAAATCATCCAGAAGCCTCTGTTTAaattattagaaaaaaatatgatCTATTAAGTTTGCTTGAAGAATAAGTCTTTTGAACAAGGCATCTTAACAAAGTTAGATACTGACTCTGGGTTAATATTGAAGAAACAGAAAAAGAAGTGAGCATTTATGATTTGCTGCATTCTCTTTGAATATACTGTGgaatataaatcttttttttcttttgtgttgttttgaacCACAAGGTGATGTTTGCGCCAAACTTGCGCCTTCCTCACCGCTTGCCTGCCTCCTCACACGCACCCTGTTGCTCCACTCGCAAAGCTGCTCTGAATTTTGTACAATTTGATTGGCCGAGTCATGTCATTTGGCAGGCGTTACAATGCACGCAATTGGTCTTTGTATTCCGAGTGTGTATGAGAAAGCTAACTGATAGTTCTGCACAGTAATACACGAGTGCCATTCCCATTGTTACCCAATGTGTTGGTATGACCGCAGAAAACTAAATACCACTTAATGTCTCTGTCTGTGGAATGCACCCAATAAGGCCATTGCAGCGACACCAAGTCAAGTAACTGTATTGACACGCAGAAGTATGCAGTGCTTTGTCAGTCTGAAAACAGTTTGCGAAAGTCTGTCAAGCCATAAATTGGGGGCTTTGTCCACataccgggggggggggggggttgcatatCCAGCCTTGAATGGGCACACGTCAATGAACTGAATGCAGATCTACCACAATGTAGTTACCCTTTTGTTGGTCTTGCCTCTTGATTTGATACTGCCTTGTTGTGTGGTGCTTTCCTATCACTGAAAGCAAACCTTGACTCCCTACTCTAACAACTGGAATTTGGTATTTGTCCCCTCCTCCCCCCATTGTCTGATGTGGGTGATGTGTAGTAGCTTAGAAGACTCAATTTTCAGTCTAATAATTATCTTCTCACAAGCGTGTGgtgttaaaacaaaacaacttgtCGACTCCCATTAACCTTGATGTTAATACTTTCAGCGGCCAAGACCCTGCAGATCTTCAATATTGAAATGAAGAGCAAGATGAAGGCTCACACAATGACAGATGATGTGACCTTCTGGAAGTGGATCTCGCTCAACACAGTTGCCCTGGTCACAGACAACGCGGTCTACCATTGGAGCATGGAGGGCGACTCTCAGCCAGTCAAAGTCTTTGACCGCCATTCCAGCCTGGCAGGCTGCCAGATCATCAATTATCGAACTGACGCCAAACAGAAATGGTTACTGCTAATCGGCATTTCAGCACAGGTACCAACTGTGTGGCCATCAGCTTTTCTACAAAACTGTTCATCTGTATTAGgctgtatatatatgtatatttttaatggATCATTGAGATGACAAGAGTGTTTACAAAGTGTTCAATGTTGTGCTACCTTAGTCACATGATGTTTTTTTGTCACCGGTCAACATTTATTTGTTGTAATGTAAGTAATGTAATATTCAGTTTGTTGGTCGGGATATTGCATTGTGTGGGAAAAATTGTGATAAAGCTCCAGTGGGATGTATTGCGATCTACAATCCTATATTCTCAGTTAGTGTAGTAGTTTGACAGTTATTTATACAATGTGTGTATTTCTTCATTGAAGTCCATGTATGTATCAATCTTTTGTTATGGCTTATGTTCTCCAGCAAAACCGTGTTGTTGGAGCAATGCAGTTGTACTCGGTGGACAGGAAGGTTTCTCAGCCCATTGAAGGTCATGCGGCTGGTTTTGCACAATTCAAGATGGAGGACAACACAGAGGAGTCAACTCTGTTCTGTTTTGCTGTTCGAGGACAGGCAGGCGGAAAAGTAAGATCATGCACCTGAATGATGCGTCATATTATATTTCAATTTCACTTTTTGCGTcgtctttgttttgttattcCTTTATAGCTCCACATAATTGAAGTCGGCACTCCACCAACCGGGAACCAGCCATTTCCGAAGAAGGCTGTAGATGTATTTTTCCCTCCAGAAGCCCAGAATGACTTCCCTGTTGCCATGCAGGTATGAAGGATAGTAAGTTGTTTATGTAAACAACTGTTATTCAGGGTTCCCGCGGATCCTTAAAAAGTCTTATAAAGGATTGAATCCATGAATCTAAAACAAGGCATTATTTGGCATTAAAATGTCCCAAATCATTCTTTCAAAAGTCTTAAAAATGTCAACACATTATAAGTAGGATTTGATCATTAAAGTGGATCCTTGCATACTTAAAGTTCGGCACCTGCAGATTTGCATATTGGcaattttttttagttattttgtggttgggtttttttttaatggggggGCGGGTTTCCTCATTTTCCCCCTTCATTTTTCACAGAACACGCAGATTGAATGACAGCGAATAAACCTTTAAATAAACATCACTTGTAcacatatttttactttttgcgaGCCAGCCTGGTCCCTATTCCCCGTGAATCACACAAGCCCACTGTAGTCTCAAATGCCAAAGTAaattaacattttttaaaaatagatgttTACCAAATTACTCTTATGGTAGCATCACACGGTCACGTTCATATAACCAACAAAACAATGATGTGGTTTTATTCTGAACTCTTAAGAACAGATGCTGATTAAATCTATACAGTAGACAGCATGGTACTTTGGGAACAATGTTAATTTGGTCTTGAATTAAATTTCAGATGGAATTAAAATGTGTTAAAGTCTTGAGTTTAACTTGCTTTTGGCTTTAGCAACGCTGTTATTGTGCCATCGATGTAACATTTATTGAGTTATGTGTCTGTTGATTAGTTTGACCTTTGATGTTTTCCACTAACATAATTTTAATGTTGTTATAAGAAGTGGGTATTCAAATTATGTTTCTATTGTCTGTATTTTTAGATAAGCTCCAAGCAAGATGTAGTCTTTCTTATCACCAAATATGGCTACATCCACCTGTACGACTTAGAAACGGGGACCTGCATCTACATGAACAGGATTAGTGGAGAGACCATTTTTGTCACTGCCCCTCATGAGCCAACTGCTGGTATCATTGGGGTCAACAGGAAAGGACAGGTATGGAAAAAAGTGCAAAAGAAAATCTTGACATGGAATTGCTTGGACGCctgttcttcattttttttttgcatatataCTGTACCTGGAAACACGTATATATTTTTACATAGATTTGCAAGGTCACTGCACAAAGGATTCACTTGACTGATTTCTGTGCAGCCAGCGTGAGTTCAGTTTATGATTAAATAAGTATATAATACCTTTCTCCCATACATTGATGGACAAGGCAGACCCTATTCCCCTAATGAGTATATGAAAATTGACTGATAATCATGAGATTTGCAAATTGACCTTGGTGTCGCAGCACTTTTAGTGAGATAGGAGCAGCAGAAGAGTGCAGCTTGTTGAGGCAGACTTGAGTCTAATCTTGTTATTGCTTTTAAATCTCACCTGCACCTCCACCACGCAGAGCTTATAGGGTATTACGCAAACAAAATGTGACACAACACGCAAGAATTTGAAGAGTCTTTATAAATTAGCAATATGTTAAACCGATAAAGCTGTTTAGAAAGTATTTGGGGTCAAATATGCAACTCAGAAGTGCTAAAATGTGCTTTCCCAGGTGTTATCGGTATGTGTAGAAGAGGAGAACATTATTCCCTACATCACCAATGTGCTCCAGAATCCAGATCTGGCTCTCCGCATGGCTGTCCGCAATAACCTTGCCGGGGCTGAGGAATTGTTCGCCCGCAAGTTTAACACCCTCTTTGCTGCAGGGAATTACTCAGATGCGGCCAAAGTGGCAGCCAATGCCCCGAAGGTACAGTCAAGTTCTAGCTAACCTTTTTTCCTCAAGCAAAATCATTGTTCCAATCAATTGCACCTTTGACTCTGGAGCATAGAGTAACATCGCAACATTTATCATTGCCAACATCACCCCTCAATTTTATTTAggacactgtgatgtcatttaatGACTGTCGTCACCCATCTGTTTGTCGTTCTCCAGGGTATACTGCGAACACCAGACACCATTCGGAGGTTCCAGAGTGTTCCtgctcaaccaggccagcggtcACCACTACTTCAGTATTTTGGTATTCTATTGGATCAAGGCCAGCTTAATAAGTTTGAATCTCTGGAGCTGTGCAGGCCGGTCCTCCAGCAGGGCCGCAAACAGCTGCTAGAGAAATGGCTGAAAGAAGACAAGGTCTGTGCTCACTGCGTGGTTTTATAGCTGGCAATGCTTTTGTCTACCACAATAGGCTTTTAACGCTGTCTTGACTGATTTATCTGTCCTGTTTTGCTTACAGCTGGAGTGCTCAGAGGAGCTTGGAGACCTGGTGAAGTCGGTGGATCCCACGCTTGCGCTCAGTGTGTACCTGCGAGCAAACGTCCCCAACAAAGTCATTCAATGTTTTGCTGAAACTGGCCAGTTCCAGAAGATTGTACTGTATGCCAagaaggtttgtttttgtgtcttgTTTGCTGTTCTTCTTTACCATATATTGATACTTTGATCAATAGTTTTTTTGTAAACTAATACAATCATCATTGAATGCATATGGCGAGCTACGTCCATGTTTTAAATTTCAAATTACATTTCCAAAAGTAATTTTTACTCTACAGCAttgtcacaaaataataatgaatttttcttacatatatttttatatataatttttccTATATATAAGGTTGGCTACACTCCAGACTGGATCTTCTTGTTGCGGAATGTAATGCGGATCAGCCCTGAACAGGGGCTTCAGTTCTCCCAGATGTTGGTGCAGGATGAAGAGCCTCTTGCTGACATAACACAGGTACAAACAAaggaagcaaaaaagaaaaaaaaattaaattgagtTCATGATAATGGTAAAATGATTTTGCCTTGAACAAAATGCCAATTGTTTCTTTCTGTGTCAAGATTGTAGACGTTTTCATGGAATACAACTTGATCCAGCAATGCACATCTTTTCTGCTGGATGCCCTGAAGAACAACAGGCCCATGGAAGGACCATTGCAGACACGTCTGCTGGAAATGAATTTGGTCCATGCGCCACAGGtacataaagaaataaaatgagaaatattcatGTTCATGCATTGATTTTTGTAAATTGTTATTTCAAGAACAAAAAGTGGCTTTAAGTATCCTAAAGTCCTTTGGTGATTTTTTTCAGGTCGCAGATGCTATTCTGGGCAACCAGATGTTCACCCATTACGACCGTGCCCATGTGGCACAGCTGTGTGAAAAGGCTGGTCTCCTTCAAAGGGCGCTAGAACATTATACTGATCTGTATGACATTAAGCGGGCAGTGGTGCACACTCACCTTCTCAACCCAGAGGTACACTGGCGATTTTCTAATTGTTTCCATAGGTACTGACCCTTTTACTTACAGAATACTAATTGTCACTCGCTTGTGCCCTTCTAGTGGTTAGTCAATTTCTTTGGCTCACTGTCAGTGGAGGACTCTTTGGAATGCCTTCGGGCCATGCTCTCTGCTAACATCCGCCAGAACCTGCAGATTTGCGTTCAGGTTGCCTCCAAGTACCATGAGCAACTCAGCACACAGAGCCTCACTGAACTTTTTGAGTCCTTCAAGAGTTTCGAAGGTACACCTTGAGGGTTAGATTTGGAGAGTGCAAACTAGTTGTAACACGCTGTCACATGATTTTGTCTTTCAGGGCTGTTCTACTTTTTGGGTTCCATTGTCAACTTTAGCCAGGACCCAGAGGTTCACTTCAAATACATTCAGGCTGCCTGCAAGACGGGTCAAATCAAAGAGGTGGAAAGAATTTGCAGAGAGAGTAACTGCTATGACCCTGACCGTGTGAAGAACTTCCTCAAGGTCAAAGATGTCTTCAAGCTGCACACTCGGGACATGAAAAAACATTCTCACTGcatacatcaacaatttttTCTTCTCTGCAGGAAGCCAAGTTGACTGATCAACTGCCATTGATCATTGTATGTGACCGCTTTGATTTTGTCCACGATCTGGTCCTATACTTGTATCGCAACAGTCTGCAGAAATACATTGAGATCTATGTGCAGAAGGTACAATGCTGATCTGAGCTTTTTAGTCAACATTTACTATATATAGGGCACAAGTCTGACTCCACATTTCTGATGTTCTGCAGGTAAACCCAAGTCGTCTCCCAGTGGTCATTGGAGGTTTGCTGGATGTCGACTGTGCTGAGGATGTTATCAAAAACCTGATCATGGTCGTCAGAGGACAGTTTTCCACAGATGAACTAGTTGCTGAAGTGGAGAAGAGAAATCGGTAGGGGAAGGAACAAACTGTCATGCACTGAAAGAACAATTTGGCTGCTTCCTAACCACTGTGCTGTGGAACACTGGCTCCGTAAGAGCCacaagaaatgaccaactagATTTCCTCAGCCAATAACGTATAGTGATGTTCCACTAAAAGGCAGAAGATGCAATTAACCTGGAGCAAtagtacaacaacaaaaacacagctGAGTGTTTAATTAAACAGAACACTCAGtttagaaaatgaatgaatatttttgtttgttggcgTGCTGTGAGAATTTGCTAATGGAGCGCATGTGCATAGCCAAATAAGTGTTGGGAGACACTTCTCAACAAATGAAATTCCGTCTTTCTTTTTCCCAACAGACTGAAGCTCCTGCTTCCTTGGTTGGAAGCTCGTATTCATGAAGGCTGTGAGGAGCCTGCGACCCATAATGCCCTTGCTAAGATTTACATAGACAGCAACAACAACCCCGAGCGCTTCTTGAGGGAGAATCCTTTTTACGACAGCCGTGTAGTGGGCAAATACTGTGAGAAGAGAGACCCCCACCTAGCCTGCGTGGCCTATGAAAGAGGACAGTGTGACCAGGAACTAATTCATGTGAGTTGTCATTGAAGGCCAAGAGTATTACACCGACCCAGATTTTTGTCAAATGTTATACgtgtgtattttttattttatttttttctctctcaactTTTTCAACTGATTTTTGTCAAATGTTATAGGTGTGTAATGAAAACTCGCTGTTCAAGAGTCTGTCACGCTACCTTGTGCGCCGCAAGAATCCTGAGCTGTGGGCAAGTGTGCTGCTGGAGACCAACAACTACAGAAGACCACTTATTGATCAGGTCTTACATCTTTGTGTTATTTGTATTAAATCGTGCAAAATCTAGGAAACATGTCTTGCAAATGTATAGAACACACTGTGCAAGACTTTGTCAAGGTCTTTTTCTCttgaactggaaatgcatttGTCTGTCCTTGTGAAAGCTTCTGTTTTATATATGTTGTGCCATTGTGCTTCTGATGTGTTTTTGTGATGCAGGTTGTCCAGACTGCCCTGACAGAGACCCAGGATCCAGAGGAAGTGTCTGTTTCAGTGAAGGCTTTTATGACTGCGGACCTTCCCAATGAGCTCATTGAGCTTCTGGAGAAAATTGTCTTGGATAACTCTGTCTTCAGCGAGCACAGGTATCATGAAATGtcattgcttttattttttcaccCATAGCTAAAAATCTATTTTCTCACTGAGATCTTCTTGTCTTGTTAGAAACCTCCAGAATCTGCTCATCCTGACAGCGATCAAAGCCGATCGGACCCGCGTCATGGAATACATCAACCGTCTGG
This genomic window from Syngnathus typhle isolate RoL2023-S1 ecotype Sweden linkage group LG6, RoL_Styp_1.0, whole genome shotgun sequence contains:
- the LOC133156158 gene encoding clathrin heavy chain 1-like isoform X2 → MSQILPIRFQEHLQLQNLGINPANIGFSTLTMESDKFICIREKVGEQAQVVIIDMADPNNPIRRPISADSAIMNPASKVIALKAAKTLQIFNIEMKSKMKAHTMTDDVTFWKWISLNTVALVTDNAVYHWSMEGDSQPVKVFDRHSSLAGCQIINYRTDAKQKWLLLIGISAQQNRVVGAMQLYSVDRKVSQPIEGHAAGFAQFKMEDNTEESTLFCFAVRGQAGGKLHIIEVGTPPTGNQPFPKKAVDVFFPPEAQNDFPVAMQISSKQDVVFLITKYGYIHLYDLETGTCIYMNRISGETIFVTAPHEPTAGIIGVNRKGQVLSVCVEEENIIPYITNVLQNPDLALRMAVRNNLAGAEELFARKFNTLFAAGNYSDAAKVAANAPKGILRTPDTIRRFQSVPAQPGQRSPLLQYFGILLDQGQLNKFESLELCRPVLQQGRKQLLEKWLKEDKLECSEELGDLVKSVDPTLALSVYLRANVPNKVIQCFAETGQFQKIVLYAKKVGYTPDWIFLLRNVMRISPEQGLQFSQMLVQDEEPLADITQIVDVFMEYNLIQQCTSFLLDALKNNRPMEGPLQTRLLEMNLVHAPQVADAILGNQMFTHYDRAHVAQLCEKAGLLQRALEHYTDLYDIKRAVVHTHLLNPEWLVNFFGSLSVEDSLECLRAMLSANIRQNLQICVQVASKYHEQLSTQSLTELFESFKSFEGLFYFLGSIVNFSQDPEVHFKYIQAACKTGQIKEVERICRESNCYDPDRVKNFLKEAKLTDQLPLIIVCDRFDFVHDLVLYLYRNSLQKYIEIYVQKVNPSRLPVVIGGLLDVDCAEDVIKNLIMVVRGQFSTDELVAEVEKRNRLKLLLPWLEARIHEGCEEPATHNALAKIYIDSNNNPERFLRENPFYDSRVVGKYCEKRDPHLACVAYERGQCDQELIHVCNENSLFKSLSRYLVRRKNPELWASVLLETNNYRRPLIDQVVQTALTETQDPEEVSVSVKAFMTADLPNELIELLEKIVLDNSVFSEHRNLQNLLILTAIKADRTRVMEYINRLDNYDAPDIANIAISNELFEEAFAIFRKFDVNTSAVQVLIEHIGNLDRAYEFAERCNEPPVWSQLAKAQLQKGLVKEAIDSYIKADDPSAYMEVGQAAAQSGNWEDLVKFLQMARKKARESYVETELIFALAKTNRLAELEEFINGPNNAHIQQVGDRCYDDKMYEAAKLLYNNVSNFGRLASTLVHLGEYQAAVDGARKANSTRTWKEVCFACVDGKEFRLAQMCGLHIVVHADELEELINYYQDRAYFEELITMLEAALGLERAHMGMFTELAILYSKFKPQKMREHLELFWSRVNIPKVLRAAEQAHLWAELVFLYDKYEEYDNAIITMMNHPSDAWKEGQFKDIVTKVANVELYYKAIHFYLEFKPLLLNDLLIVLSPRLDHTRAVNFFTKVKQLPLVKPYLRSVQNHNNKSVNESLNNLFIIEEDYVSLRTSIDAYDNFDNISLAQGLEKHELIEFRRIAAYLFKGNNRWKQSVELCKKDKLYKDAMQYASESKDIELAEELLAWFLEEDKKECFAACLFTCYDLLRPDVVLETAWRHNIMDFSMPYFIQVMREYLSKVDKLEASESLRKQEEQATESQPIVYGTPQLMLTSGANVAVPPQQAYGYGYTAAPGYGQPPQANFGYGM
- the LOC133156158 gene encoding clathrin heavy chain 1-like isoform X1, which gives rise to MSQILPIRFQEHLQLQNLGINPANIGFSTLTMESDKFICIREKVGEQAQVVIIDMADPNNPIRRPISADSAIMNPASKVIALKAAKTLQIFNIEMKSKMKAHTMTDDVTFWKWISLNTVALVTDNAVYHWSMEGDSQPVKVFDRHSSLAGCQIINYRTDAKQKWLLLIGISAQQNRVVGAMQLYSVDRKVSQPIEGHAAGFAQFKMEDNTEESTLFCFAVRGQAGGKLHIIEVGTPPTGNQPFPKKAVDVFFPPEAQNDFPVAMQISSKQDVVFLITKYGYIHLYDLETGTCIYMNRISGETIFVTAPHEPTAGIIGVNRKGQVLSVCVEEENIIPYITNVLQNPDLALRMAVRNNLAGAEELFARKFNTLFAAGNYSDAAKVAANAPKGILRTPDTIRRFQSVPAQPGQRSPLLQYFGILLDQGQLNKFESLELCRPVLQQGRKQLLEKWLKEDKLECSEELGDLVKSVDPTLALSVYLRANVPNKVIQCFAETGQFQKIVLYAKKVGYTPDWIFLLRNVMRISPEQGLQFSQMLVQDEEPLADITQIVDVFMEYNLIQQCTSFLLDALKNNRPMEGPLQTRLLEMNLVHAPQVADAILGNQMFTHYDRAHVAQLCEKAGLLQRALEHYTDLYDIKRAVVHTHLLNPEWLVNFFGSLSVEDSLECLRAMLSANIRQNLQICVQVASKYHEQLSTQSLTELFESFKSFEGLFYFLGSIVNFSQDPEVHFKYIQAACKTGQIKEVERICRESNCYDPDRVKNFLKEAKLTDQLPLIIVCDRFDFVHDLVLYLYRNSLQKYIEIYVQKVNPSRLPVVIGGLLDVDCAEDVIKNLIMVVRGQFSTDELVAEVEKRNRLKLLLPWLEARIHEGCEEPATHNALAKIYIDSNNNPERFLRENPFYDSRVVGKYCEKRDPHLACVAYERGQCDQELIHVCNENSLFKSLSRYLVRRKNPELWASVLLETNNYRRPLIDQVVQTALTETQDPEEVSVSVKAFMTADLPNELIELLEKIVLDNSVFSEHRNLQNLLILTAIKADRTRVMEYINRLDNYDAPDIANIAISNELFEEAFAIFRKFDVNTSAVQVLIEHIGNLDRAYEFAERCNEPPVWSQLAKAQLQKGLVKEAIDSYIKADDPSAYMEVGQAAAQSGNWEDLVKFLQMARKKARESYVETELIFALAKTNRLAELEEFINGPNNAHIQQVGDRCYDDKMYEAAKLLYNNVSNFGRLASTLVHLGEYQAAVDGARKANSTRTWKEVCFACVDGKEFRLAQMCGLHIVVHADELEELINYYQDRAYFEELITMLEAALGLERAHMGMFTELAILYSKFKPQKMREHLELFWSRVNIPKVLRAAEQAHLWAELVFLYDKYEEYDNAIITMMNHPSDAWKEGQFKDIVTKVANVELYYKAIHFYLEFKPLLLNDLLIVLSPRLDHTRAVNFFTKVKQLPLVKPYLRSVQNHNNKSVNESLNNLFIIEEDYVSLRTSIDAYDNFDNISLAQGLEKHELIEFRRIAAYLFKGNNRWKQSVELCKKDKLYKDAMQYASESKDIELAEELLAWFLEEDKKECFAACLFTCYDLLRPDVVLETAWRHNIMDFSMPYFIQVMREYLSKVHAIKEKVDKLEASESLRKQEEQATESQPIVYGTPQLMLTSGANVAVPPQQAYGYGYTAAPGYGQPPQANFGYGM